A part of Paenibacillus donghaensis genomic DNA contains:
- a CDS encoding 4a-hydroxytetrahydrobiopterin dehydratase, with the protein MLLTEEELREQVIKLEGWKLEESTLVRKYMFSQFMKGIAFVDEVATISEAFDHHPYITIDYKAVILRLTSHEAGGITALDVREAHEFNEAYDKSR; encoded by the coding sequence TTGCTATTAACAGAGGAAGAACTGCGTGAGCAGGTAATCAAGCTTGAAGGCTGGAAGCTGGAAGAGAGTACACTGGTGCGCAAATATATGTTCAGCCAGTTTATGAAGGGCATTGCTTTTGTGGATGAGGTAGCCACGATCTCGGAGGCCTTCGACCATCATCCCTATATCACGATAGATTACAAAGCGGTGATTCTGCGGCTGACATCCCATGAAGCTGGTGGAATTACGGCTCTGGATGTCCGTGAAGCGCATGAATTCAACGAAGCATATGACAAAAGCCGTTAG
- a CDS encoding c-type cytochrome yields MQKWIMSGLFFAACAFAIVLMFALPGKEEVAEEQKPAMPAVQLDAAAAEEVVKATCISCHGDQLQGGMGPSLQQAGAEHDAEAIYSIVTKGRGQMPSFKEQLAPEEIANVAMWLAEKK; encoded by the coding sequence ATGCAAAAATGGATCATGAGCGGTTTGTTTTTTGCCGCCTGTGCCTTTGCGATTGTGCTGATGTTTGCTCTGCCCGGCAAGGAAGAGGTTGCTGAGGAGCAGAAACCGGCTATGCCGGCCGTACAGCTGGACGCCGCAGCCGCTGAGGAGGTAGTTAAGGCCACCTGCATCTCCTGCCACGGCGACCAGCTGCAGGGCGGAATGGGCCCGAGCCTTCAGCAGGCGGGCGCAGAGCATGATGCCGAGGCAATCTATAGCATAGTCACCAAAGGACGCGGACAAATGCCATCCTTCAAGGAGCAGCTGGCTCCCGAGGAAATCGCCAATGTCGCCATGTGGCTGGCCGAGAAGAAATGA
- a CDS encoding GNAT family N-acetyltransferase translates to MISSPVTFHVVPMESGHGEDICQWDYQPPYNIYGWMPWKQMQELGIEFGDPQLREEQYVSVINDQGDLCGFAQLFPMEGVVRLGIGMRPELCGQGLGSSFMNAIVKKALARYPEREIDLEVLTWNQRAIRTYRKSGFTITDTYEKRTPTGEKPFYCMVYDPTQRQS, encoded by the coding sequence ATGATCTCTTCCCCCGTTACGTTTCATGTAGTACCGATGGAGTCCGGGCATGGTGAGGATATTTGCCAGTGGGATTACCAGCCGCCGTACAACATCTATGGCTGGATGCCCTGGAAGCAGATGCAGGAGCTTGGCATTGAATTCGGCGACCCTCAGCTTCGTGAAGAACAATATGTATCTGTTATTAATGACCAGGGTGACTTATGCGGATTCGCACAGCTTTTTCCTATGGAAGGCGTGGTTCGGCTGGGAATCGGCATGCGCCCGGAGTTATGCGGCCAGGGGCTGGGCTCTTCATTTATGAACGCCATTGTAAAGAAGGCTCTAGCACGGTATCCGGAGCGGGAGATTGACCTGGAGGTGCTCACTTGGAACCAGCGTGCGATCCGGACCTACCGCAAGAGCGGATTCACCATTACCGACACCTATGAAAAGCGGACTCCGACCGGAGAGAAGCCGTTTTATTGCATGGTCTATGACCCAACGCAACGGCAGAGCTAA
- a CDS encoding C40 family peptidase: MKKKLAAALLSFSIVLTMGAGSAFADSKMDKVIDNTLGTKYVSGGVSTNGFDCSGFTMYVFDKIGINLPHQSGSQYQMGTAISRSDLREGDLLFFNTSGKGVSHVGIYVGDDKFAHASSKRGVTISTLSDSYYVDRYVGAKRIMSTDAYHDVASDVQDNDNVE; encoded by the coding sequence TTGAAGAAGAAGTTAGCAGCCGCATTACTCAGCTTTTCCATTGTTCTCACTATGGGAGCAGGAAGCGCTTTCGCCGATTCCAAGATGGATAAGGTAATCGACAACACTCTTGGAACGAAATACGTATCCGGCGGAGTTTCCACCAACGGATTTGATTGCTCTGGATTTACCATGTATGTGTTTGACAAGATCGGCATTAATCTTCCTCACCAATCCGGTTCCCAATACCAGATGGGCACAGCGATCTCACGCAGTGACCTGAGAGAAGGCGATCTTCTATTCTTCAATACAAGCGGCAAAGGTGTATCCCATGTTGGAATTTATGTTGGCGACGACAAGTTCGCACATGCATCATCCAAACGCGGTGTAACCATCAGCACACTGAGTGACAGCTATTACGTTGACCGTTACGTTGGCGCTAAACGTATCATGAGTACAGATGCTTACCATGATGTTGCCAGCGATGTTCAAGACAATGACAATGTTGAATAA
- a CDS encoding C40 family peptidase — protein sequence MAFSIGGGSAFADSKMDNVITKTLGTTYRTGGTTTSGFDCSGFTKYVFTKMGLSLPRTSKAQYNVGTTVSKSKLRSGDLVFFNTLGNGISHVGIYVGNGKFAQSSSSRGVTITSLSQAYWANRYVGAKRVMSTSSYQAVAYD from the coding sequence ATGGCATTCTCGATTGGCGGAGGCAGCGCTTTTGCCGATTCTAAGATGGACAACGTTATTACAAAAACACTGGGAACGACATATAGAACCGGAGGAACAACCACATCCGGATTCGATTGCTCTGGATTTACGAAATATGTCTTCACCAAGATGGGCCTCAGCCTGCCGCGCACCTCGAAAGCACAATATAATGTTGGAACTACTGTATCGAAAAGTAAATTGCGCTCCGGCGATCTGGTATTCTTCAACACGCTCGGCAACGGAATTTCTCATGTTGGAATTTATGTTGGCAATGGCAAGTTCGCGCAGTCATCCTCATCGCGTGGTGTTACCATCACTTCCTTGAGTCAAGCCTATTGGGCCAACCGCTACGTTGGCGCCAAAAGAGTTATGAGTACGTCCTCGTACCAAGCTGTGGCCTACGATTGA
- a CDS encoding M1 family metallopeptidase has product MKPLSLRFTIFATLAALMLLGGALWRFAGDSPAPAAVYAPKAAKSPGLSLPAPAPRLPAAEAVPVPAATVLSERIVEYHLDVKLVEESGVLSGAETVTWTHPGKKPVSDLYFHLYPNAFASKNTTFMKESGGELRGDTMPENGFGNMNLTDLRTADGISLMQRLQYVQPDDGNPDDRTLVKVHLPQPVHGGESITLKLQFEVKLPKIFARMGTSGPFVMAGQWYPKLSVYEPAGTRGAKEEGWNLHQYHGTSEFYSDFGIFNVRVSVPSNYTVAATGFPVKPSSVVQDRRIYQFYADDVHDFAWAASPDFVVAEEAFSTAEVPGVRIKLYLDPMHKDLQERYFQAAKAALASFSKWYGPYPYTTLSIVVPPKGGNGAGGMEYPTLITAFGASEASPDLSLERTVIHEIGHQYFYGMLASNEFEEAWLDEGFTSYAEERLMEQEYGVPSNLPIQASLAFPSLPLNLETWKYGNADAYARNVYLRGKLVLKDIEQQVGSTAMDSILSAYTRKYRFRHPSSSDFQRTVEKVTGQSWQSYFDQYVYSGGAPDFAIDSITSSSQAEGSSHSYQSRVQVSNHGSEYAKVPVRFNFSDGTAVERIWSGNGTETTFQLSHNSPLLSAEIDPGHTVLLESKHLNNFRLAELDRKSLSRWTLSLTKLLETALNTLVW; this is encoded by the coding sequence ATGAAGCCACTGTCTTTAAGGTTCACGATCTTTGCGACCCTGGCCGCGCTCATGCTGCTGGGAGGAGCCCTATGGAGGTTTGCTGGGGATAGTCCTGCCCCAGCGGCTGTCTATGCCCCCAAAGCGGCCAAGTCCCCTGGCCTGTCTCTGCCGGCGCCCGCTCCCCGGCTTCCGGCAGCGGAAGCGGTCCCTGTTCCTGCGGCGACCGTATTAAGCGAACGGATAGTGGAGTATCACCTCGACGTGAAGCTTGTGGAGGAGAGCGGAGTTCTCAGCGGAGCTGAGACGGTAACCTGGACACATCCGGGCAAAAAACCGGTCAGCGACCTCTATTTTCACCTCTATCCCAATGCCTTCGCCTCCAAGAACACCACCTTTATGAAAGAATCAGGCGGGGAATTGCGGGGAGATACGATGCCGGAGAACGGCTTCGGAAACATGAATCTGACCGATCTGCGCACAGCCGACGGAATATCACTGATGCAGCGGCTGCAGTATGTGCAGCCCGACGATGGCAATCCGGACGACCGGACGCTGGTGAAGGTGCATCTCCCACAGCCCGTTCATGGCGGAGAGAGCATCACACTTAAGCTTCAGTTTGAAGTGAAGCTGCCCAAAATATTCGCCCGCATGGGCACCTCCGGCCCGTTTGTAATGGCAGGGCAATGGTACCCCAAGCTGAGCGTATATGAACCTGCAGGTACCCGAGGGGCCAAGGAGGAGGGCTGGAACCTTCACCAGTATCACGGAACCTCAGAGTTCTACAGTGATTTCGGCATATTTAACGTAAGAGTATCTGTTCCCTCCAATTATACGGTTGCCGCTACCGGATTTCCGGTCAAGCCGTCGTCTGTGGTACAAGATCGCCGGATTTATCAGTTCTACGCCGACGATGTACATGATTTCGCCTGGGCTGCTTCTCCCGACTTTGTGGTTGCCGAGGAAGCGTTCTCTACGGCGGAGGTCCCTGGCGTGCGGATCAAGCTCTACCTGGACCCGATGCATAAGGATCTGCAGGAACGGTACTTCCAGGCAGCCAAGGCGGCCTTAGCCTCTTTCAGCAAATGGTACGGGCCCTATCCATATACCACCTTATCCATTGTTGTCCCGCCCAAAGGGGGGAATGGCGCAGGCGGCATGGAATATCCCACGCTGATCACAGCCTTTGGAGCCTCCGAGGCGTCACCGGACCTTTCGCTTGAGCGTACGGTTATCCATGAGATTGGTCATCAATATTTCTATGGCATGCTGGCCAGCAATGAATTTGAAGAAGCCTGGCTGGATGAAGGCTTCACTTCCTACGCCGAGGAGCGGTTGATGGAGCAGGAATATGGCGTCCCCTCCAATCTTCCTATCCAGGCGAGCCTGGCTTTTCCATCCCTGCCGCTGAATCTGGAGACCTGGAAATATGGCAATGCAGATGCCTACGCCCGGAATGTGTATCTTCGCGGCAAACTGGTGCTGAAGGATATTGAACAGCAGGTGGGCAGCACTGCAATGGACAGCATCTTGTCTGCCTATACCCGTAAATACCGCTTCCGCCATCCTTCCAGCAGCGATTTCCAGCGCACTGTGGAGAAGGTAACGGGACAGTCCTGGCAGTCCTATTTCGACCAGTATGTCTATAGCGGAGGGGCACCCGATTTCGCCATAGACAGTATTACGTCCTCTTCTCAGGCAGAAGGAAGCTCTCACAGCTATCAATCCCGGGTCCAAGTCTCGAACCACGGCAGCGAGTATGCCAAGGTACCCGTTCGGTTTAATTTCTCCGACGGGACTGCCGTCGAGCGGATTTGGAGCGGCAACGGGACGGAAACCACCTTTCAGCTCTCCCACAACAGCCCCCTGTTGTCGGCGGAGATCGACCCGGGCCATACGGTTCTGCTGGAGAGCAAGCACCTGAATAACTTCAGACTGGCGGAGCTTGACCGCAAATCACTTTCCCGCTGGACATTAAGTTTGACGAAACTGCTGGAAACAGCGCTTAATACATTGGTCTGGTGA
- a CDS encoding YwhD family protein yields the protein MCTVDNIQPEGKKQIALNIVNAKSKHKGFGAGSIDLNNVSPVIIDGGEAVIDIGAMHAKSKVEKGIKFSANREDVPEGRQVWLVWVAVDRTPEGQFYGGITACEMWIDTEARRGWKILADHVNKLDGALKRKVIVEGLGEVEKKALKSLLVAHNDAWWDASPEELKAVLSE from the coding sequence ATGTGCACTGTGGATAATATACAACCGGAAGGCAAGAAGCAGATTGCCTTGAACATTGTGAATGCCAAGAGCAAGCATAAAGGATTTGGAGCAGGCTCTATTGATCTGAATAATGTATCGCCCGTTATTATTGACGGAGGCGAAGCGGTCATTGACATCGGTGCCATGCATGCCAAGAGCAAGGTGGAGAAAGGAATTAAATTCTCTGCGAACCGTGAGGATGTCCCCGAGGGAAGACAGGTCTGGCTCGTATGGGTCGCGGTGGACCGTACACCGGAAGGCCAGTTCTATGGCGGGATTACCGCTTGTGAGATGTGGATTGATACAGAAGCGCGCCGCGGCTGGAAGATACTCGCGGATCATGTGAATAAGCTGGATGGAGCTCTCAAAAGAAAAGTGATTGTGGAAGGGCTTGGCGAAGTGGAGAAGAAGGCGCTGAAATCGCTGCTGGTCGCTCACAACGATGCCTGGTGGGACGCCTCACCGGAGGAACTGAAGGCTGTTCTTTCAGAGTAG
- a CDS encoding AbrB/MazE/SpoVT family DNA-binding domain-containing protein has product MKDTGMIRSLDSLGRIVVPVEIRLTRNIDIGDPIEFFILDEKIIVLRKYTSTECTFCRSLDHVTYYKDQFICNNCLKELGDPERDPGQPEPVHNAIVEAPEHSNLRRTKTEQMSQRLEQAIADHPFANQKELAEVLGISQARVSQLKRRLGSTNRP; this is encoded by the coding sequence ATGAAGGATACAGGCATGATCCGGAGTTTGGACAGTTTAGGGAGAATTGTGGTACCTGTAGAAATACGTTTAACGCGCAATATCGACATTGGTGATCCGATTGAATTTTTTATTCTGGATGAGAAAATTATTGTCTTGCGTAAGTACACCTCGACCGAATGTACCTTTTGCCGCAGCCTCGACCATGTGACCTACTATAAGGACCAATTTATCTGCAATAACTGCCTCAAGGAGCTTGGAGACCCTGAGCGCGACCCCGGACAGCCTGAGCCTGTACATAACGCAATCGTGGAAGCCCCGGAGCATAGCAACCTCCGCAGAACCAAGACAGAGCAGATGAGCCAACGCCTGGAGCAGGCTATTGCCGACCATCCCTTCGCCAACCAGAAGGAGCTTGCCGAGGTGCTCGGCATCAGCCAGGCCCGCGTCAGCCAGCTTAAGCGCAGGCTGGGTTCTACGAACAGGCCGTGA
- a CDS encoding transglycosylase domain-containing protein has protein sequence MSRKSASPPERKRKSRLRRLFRLLAVMTVLLLLAAGGLLGYLYQKELPPIADDFRSRLLDARGNVLATFSSDGRSRDPVALEEISPLLIQATLAVEDRKFYHHVGFDPKGMARALLVNLEQGSRSQGASTLTQQLARNLYLSHEKTWTRKVREAFYTLQLEMKYSKDEILNMYLNEIYYGHGAYGIEAASRMYFGKAAAELDLAESAMLAGIPKGPTYYSPYNHMDNAKKRQQLILNVMAELGEITPAEAEQSTQQQLAFKPQGEKDTIVSAPYFRDYVRSLVTSTLQITGEELDQGGLDVYSTLDPDMQQAAEAAVAQGMDPDQELETALVSLDPRTGYIKAMVGGKNYRSNQFNHALATTRQPGSAFKPIMYLSALSSGSMTSLSVFNSQPTLFHYDNNRQTYQPRNFGDKYLGEINMRQAIAASDNIYAVNTMMKVGADKVAELAARMGITSPLQRVPSLALGTSPVSPLDMAAAFAVIGGGGVKLPATAILKITDATGSVLYEAPQTQGEKIVEPAAAYVLTTLMEGVFETGGTGNRVASIIKRPVAGKTGTTDTDGWMVGFTPELATAVWVGYDKGRDIETADGRRAAPIFAQFTEKALENVPPKIFPIPDGVVSVYIDPHSGKLATPDCPEKKLETFISGTQPVEYCDQHGSGGDQPVEEAPDNSTPSEAEGSLWKSIKRWWMN, from the coding sequence ATGTCGCGCAAATCCGCTTCACCTCCTGAACGCAAACGCAAAAGCCGTCTCCGCCGGCTGTTCCGGCTGCTGGCGGTGATGACCGTCCTGTTACTGCTGGCCGCCGGAGGCCTGCTGGGATATCTCTATCAGAAGGAGCTTCCTCCGATTGCCGATGATTTCCGCTCCAGGCTGCTTGACGCCAGAGGCAACGTACTGGCTACCTTCAGCTCGGATGGACGCAGCCGTGATCCTGTTGCGCTGGAGGAAATCTCCCCGCTGCTCATCCAGGCTACACTGGCGGTGGAGGACCGCAAGTTCTATCACCATGTCGGGTTTGATCCGAAGGGGATGGCCCGCGCCCTGCTGGTGAATCTGGAGCAGGGAAGCCGCAGCCAGGGAGCAAGCACTCTAACCCAGCAACTGGCGCGCAACCTCTATCTGTCCCATGAGAAGACCTGGACCCGCAAGGTACGGGAGGCCTTTTATACCCTGCAGCTGGAGATGAAATATAGCAAGGATGAAATCCTGAACATGTATTTAAACGAAATCTATTACGGACACGGCGCCTATGGGATTGAAGCAGCCTCCCGGATGTACTTCGGCAAGGCGGCGGCCGAGCTGGATCTGGCCGAAAGTGCAATGCTGGCAGGAATCCCCAAAGGTCCGACCTATTATTCGCCTTATAATCATATGGACAACGCCAAGAAACGGCAGCAGCTTATTCTGAATGTCATGGCCGAACTGGGAGAGATAACCCCTGCGGAAGCTGAGCAGTCCACGCAGCAGCAGCTCGCCTTCAAGCCTCAGGGAGAGAAGGACACTATAGTCTCTGCACCTTACTTCCGGGATTACGTGCGAAGCCTCGTAACCAGCACTCTTCAGATCACCGGCGAAGAGCTGGATCAGGGTGGGCTGGACGTATATTCCACGCTTGATCCAGACATGCAGCAAGCAGCGGAAGCAGCCGTTGCACAGGGAATGGACCCGGACCAAGAGCTGGAGACGGCACTGGTGTCGCTTGACCCCCGGACCGGCTATATCAAAGCGATGGTCGGCGGCAAGAACTACCGGTCCAACCAGTTCAACCATGCTCTGGCTACAACCCGCCAGCCAGGTTCTGCCTTCAAGCCGATCATGTATCTGAGTGCGCTCTCTTCGGGGTCCATGACCAGTCTGTCCGTCTTCAACAGCCAGCCGACGCTGTTCCATTATGACAACAACCGCCAGACGTATCAGCCGCGCAACTTCGGCGACAAATATCTGGGAGAGATCAATATGCGACAGGCTATTGCCGCTTCCGACAATATCTATGCCGTGAATACAATGATGAAGGTGGGCGCTGATAAGGTAGCTGAGCTGGCCGCCAGGATGGGCATCACCAGCCCGCTTCAGCGCGTACCTTCACTGGCACTCGGCACATCTCCCGTCAGCCCGCTGGATATGGCCGCAGCCTTTGCCGTAATCGGCGGAGGTGGCGTTAAGCTGCCTGCTACAGCCATACTCAAGATAACCGATGCCACAGGATCTGTATTATATGAGGCGCCTCAGACGCAGGGAGAGAAGATTGTGGAGCCTGCGGCTGCTTATGTGCTGACCACGCTGATGGAGGGGGTGTTCGAAACCGGCGGCACCGGCAACCGCGTAGCCTCCATTATCAAACGTCCCGTGGCCGGCAAGACCGGAACTACGGATACGGATGGCTGGATGGTCGGCTTCACACCCGAGCTGGCCACCGCTGTATGGGTCGGGTATGACAAGGGGCGGGACATCGAAACGGCCGATGGACGCAGGGCGGCTCCGATCTTCGCCCAGTTCACCGAAAAGGCGCTGGAAAATGTGCCGCCGAAGATTTTCCCAATACCTGACGGTGTGGTCAGCGTCTATATCGATCCGCACTCTGGTAAACTGGCGACTCCGGATTGTCCGGAGAAGAAGCTGGAGACCTTCATCAGCGGTACGCAGCCTGTGGAATACTGTGATCAGCACGGAAGCGGCGGCGATCAACCGGTGGAAGAAGCACCGGACAACTCCACCCCCTCTGAAGCTGAAGGCTCTTTATGGAAGAGCATTAAGCGCTGGTGGATGAATTGA
- a CDS encoding DUF1934 domain-containing protein, translated as MPEHQQQSDKYAVSLSLTSIQDGQENVLSTTGEAIIRGAQLFIRYEEREQGPQGEAQSVRTTLKIADHELKLIRHGAIESEQTFQAGRRLPGFYRSPYMQFNLSTDTRKLDIIRKGRSLQVSWEYGLYVYEELSGQFALSLHIQEEPTC; from the coding sequence GTGCCTGAACACCAACAACAGTCTGACAAGTACGCAGTTTCACTAAGTCTTACAAGCATTCAGGACGGGCAGGAGAATGTGCTTAGCACGACCGGAGAAGCCATTATCCGGGGAGCACAGCTATTTATCCGCTATGAAGAGCGGGAGCAGGGGCCACAGGGCGAAGCGCAGTCGGTCCGGACCACGCTCAAGATTGCAGACCATGAACTGAAGCTGATCCGCCACGGGGCGATTGAGTCGGAACAGACCTTTCAAGCTGGTCGGCGGCTGCCGGGCTTCTACCGCTCGCCATACATGCAGTTCAATCTGTCCACAGATACCCGCAAGCTGGATATCATCCGCAAGGGGCGTTCCCTGCAGGTGTCCTGGGAATATGGGCTGTATGTGTATGAAGAGTTATCCGGCCAATTCGCGCTCAGTTTGCATATACAGGAGGAACCCACATGTTAA
- the argS gene encoding arginine--tRNA ligase has protein sequence MLTDQSNPLEQVNERVKEAIADAIVAAGLVAREELPAIVLEVPKDKAFGDLATNAAMQLTKLAKRNPRQIAEAIISHLDTSGVTIEKAEIAGPGFINFTLSKHYLYPVITRVAEQGADYGRVDIGRGQKVEMEFVSANPTGSLHLGHARGAAVGDALCNVLDFAGYEVTREYYINDAGNQVNNLCRSIEARYLQELGQPAEMPEDGYHGEDIKGFARELVAEQGEALLEMTPGDRAAFLRTYGLGKELDKIKRDLGRFRVSFDIWYSETSLYENGKVLRSLDELRDRGEVYEQEGATWLQTTKYGDDKDRVLIKNDGTYTYLTPDIAYHDDKYGRGYDKMINIWGADHHGYIPRMKAAMAALGNDPEKLVVLIAQMVSLFQNGEKVKMSKRTGKAVTMEDLMEEVGLDAMRYFFTMRSMDSHLDFDMDLAISTSNENPVFYVQYAHARICSIFRQAEEQGIALPDYAEIDFTKLTAVHEYDLLRKIGELPAEIAIAAEGYAPHRLVRYVYDLASLFHSYYKAERVITEDAAQTLARLALLGAARTTIANVLRLIGVSAPDKM, from the coding sequence ATGTTAACAGATCAATCAAACCCGCTCGAGCAGGTGAATGAACGGGTCAAAGAGGCTATAGCCGATGCCATTGTTGCCGCCGGCCTGGTTGCCCGCGAAGAGCTTCCGGCCATTGTGCTGGAAGTGCCGAAGGACAAGGCTTTTGGTGATTTGGCGACGAATGCCGCCATGCAGCTGACCAAACTGGCCAAGCGCAATCCCCGGCAGATAGCCGAAGCCATTATCTCCCACCTGGACACCAGCGGAGTCACCATCGAGAAGGCGGAAATTGCCGGACCGGGCTTCATTAACTTCACCCTCTCGAAGCATTATCTCTATCCGGTCATTACCCGGGTAGCAGAGCAGGGAGCGGACTACGGACGTGTGGACATTGGCCGCGGACAGAAAGTGGAAATGGAATTTGTGAGCGCCAATCCTACGGGCAGCCTGCATCTCGGACATGCCCGCGGCGCTGCCGTCGGCGATGCGCTCTGCAATGTGCTTGATTTCGCAGGGTATGAAGTGACCCGCGAATATTACATTAATGACGCAGGCAACCAGGTCAACAACCTGTGCCGGTCGATTGAAGCCCGTTATCTGCAGGAGCTGGGCCAGCCGGCAGAGATGCCGGAGGATGGCTACCATGGCGAAGACATCAAGGGCTTCGCCCGCGAGCTGGTGGCCGAGCAGGGCGAGGCGCTGCTGGAGATGACGCCCGGCGACCGCGCCGCATTCCTGCGCACCTACGGGCTGGGCAAGGAGCTGGACAAGATCAAACGCGATCTGGGCCGCTTCCGCGTCTCCTTCGACATCTGGTACAGCGAAACCTCGCTGTACGAGAACGGTAAGGTGCTGCGCTCACTGGATGAGCTGCGCGACCGCGGCGAAGTGTACGAGCAGGAAGGCGCAACCTGGCTGCAGACGACCAAATACGGCGACGACAAAGACCGCGTTCTGATCAAGAATGACGGTACGTATACGTACCTTACTCCTGATATCGCCTACCATGACGATAAATACGGACGCGGCTATGACAAGATGATCAACATCTGGGGCGCGGACCACCACGGCTATATCCCGCGCATGAAGGCGGCTATGGCGGCGCTGGGCAACGATCCTGAGAAGCTGGTTGTGCTGATTGCGCAGATGGTCAGCTTGTTCCAGAATGGCGAGAAGGTCAAGATGTCCAAGCGTACCGGCAAGGCCGTTACCATGGAGGACCTGATGGAGGAAGTGGGGCTGGATGCGATGCGTTATTTCTTCACAATGCGCAGCATGGATTCCCACCTCGATTTCGACATGGATCTGGCGATTTCGACCTCGAACGAGAATCCCGTATTTTATGTCCAATACGCACACGCGCGGATCTGCAGCATCTTCCGCCAGGCGGAGGAGCAGGGCATTGCTCTGCCGGATTATGCGGAGATCGATTTCACCAAGCTGACCGCAGTGCATGAATATGACCTGCTGCGCAAGATCGGCGAGCTTCCGGCTGAGATTGCCATAGCGGCAGAAGGATATGCGCCGCACCGTCTGGTGCGTTATGTATATGATCTGGCATCGCTGTTCCACAGCTATTACAAAGCGGAGCGCGTCATCACCGAAGACGCCGCCCAGACCTTGGCCCGGCTTGCGCTGCTTGGCGCGGCGCGCACCACCATTGCCAATGTCCTGCGTCTGATCGGCGTGTCTGCGCCCGACAAGATGTAG
- a CDS encoding S8 family peptidase — translation MDYYRFWQLLLDEISVAPKNGERRIVTFHDPRHYAGVLSEWRSLKSKRAGLKQVQVSTLIRAFVMPAAGAARLLDRFAESLNVEEDLRIQIHSIPGERVGTAVLPWGVKAIHAPQAWTRSTGVQVRIGVIDTGADYRHPDLKHSLTSGVNLLHRGMLPLDDNGHGTHIAGTLSAAGGSRGMMGVAPRALIYPVKAFDHSGSAYVSDIVLGIDWCVQNKMDLINMSFGMKTRSKALHDVVQKAYRSGIAIIASSGNDGKRGGDYPARYPETIAVGATDKRQRVASFSNRGPYIDVYGPGENVPSCWLREGYKEMSGTSMATSHVTGAAALLLALRPGLTPKELKLLLRRSSVPVRLRKGQRRVSLGGGSADAQRLLRAGTRTRRATAATV, via the coding sequence ATGGACTATTATAGATTTTGGCAGCTGCTGCTTGATGAGATATCAGTTGCCCCCAAGAATGGTGAGCGGCGTATTGTCACCTTCCATGATCCCCGCCATTATGCCGGAGTCTTGTCAGAATGGAGAAGCTTGAAATCCAAGCGTGCCGGACTTAAGCAGGTACAGGTATCCACATTGATCCGGGCTTTCGTCATGCCCGCTGCCGGAGCGGCTAGACTGCTGGACCGTTTCGCCGAATCCCTGAATGTAGAAGAAGACCTGCGCATCCAGATTCATTCCATTCCCGGTGAGCGAGTCGGCACCGCCGTCCTGCCTTGGGGCGTAAAAGCCATTCATGCCCCCCAGGCCTGGACCCGCTCTACCGGAGTCCAGGTGCGGATCGGCGTCATTGATACAGGGGCGGATTACCGCCATCCCGACCTGAAGCATTCTCTAACCTCCGGCGTCAACCTGCTGCACCGCGGCATGCTGCCGCTGGATGACAACGGGCACGGCACCCATATCGCCGGCACCTTGTCCGCCGCAGGAGGCTCGCGCGGCATGATGGGCGTAGCGCCGCGCGCCCTGATCTATCCGGTCAAAGCCTTCGATCACAGCGGCTCCGCCTATGTGTCGGACATCGTGCTTGGTATTGACTGGTGCGTGCAGAACAAGATGGATCTGATCAATATGAGCTTCGGGATGAAGACCCGCAGCAAGGCGCTGCATGATGTGGTGCAGAAGGCGTACCGCTCCGGCATCGCGATCATTGCCTCCTCTGGCAATGACGGCAAGCGCGGAGGCGATTACCCGGCACGCTACCCGGAGACCATTGCCGTCGGCGCGACCGACAAAAGGCAGCGGGTAGCCAGCTTCAGTAACCGCGGACCGTATATCGATGTATACGGTCCCGGTGAAAACGTGCCCTCCTGCTGGCTGAGGGAGGGCTACAAGGAAATGAGCGGCACGTCCATGGCGACCTCGCATGTGACGGGGGCGGCGGCGCTGCTCCTGGCTCTGCGGCCAGGGCTCACGCCGAAGGAGCTGAAGCTGCTGCTGCGCCGCAGCTCTGTCCCCGTGCGGCTGCGCAAGGGGCAGCGCCGGGTCTCGCTGGGCGGCGGCTCGGCCGATGCCCAGCGGCTCTTACGGGCAGGCACCCGCACCAGGCGGGCAACGGCCGCGACCGTATAA